In the genome of Monodelphis domestica isolate mMonDom1 chromosome 2, mMonDom1.pri, whole genome shotgun sequence, one region contains:
- the LOC100024589 gene encoding rano class II histocompatibility antigen, A beta chain-like isoform X1: MVAVWISANFWKIGLLMTLMMFCLPVSWARDIPEDFVYQYRALCYFTNGSKQVRLVNRHFYNDQETVRYDSKLGKHVAVTELGRRDADYWNSRKDILERKRASLDTVCRHNYEAYKPFTLERRAQPRLTVSPSKQEAQQHLLVCSVTGFYPSKIKVTWLKNGQEQTAGVISTEVIQNGDWTYQTLVMLETIPQSRDIYTCGVEHASLQSPITMEWRAQSGSAQSKLVSGVGGFVLGLIFLSVGLILHLKSQKGRAGPQPAGLLR; the protein is encoded by the exons ATGGTTGCTGTTTGGATCTCTGCTAATTTCTGGAAAATTGGTCTGTTAATGACATTGATGATGTTTTGCCTACCAGTCTCTTGGGCCAGGGACATCCCAG AGGATTTTGTGTACCAGTACAGAGCCCTGTGTTACTTCACCAACGGCTCCAAGCAGGTGCGGCTCGTGAATAGACACTTCTACAATGACCAGGAGACTGTCCGCTATGACAGTAAGCTGGGGAAACACGTGGCTGTGACAGAGCTGGGGCGGCGAGACGCGGACTATTGGAACAGCCGGAAAGACATCCTGGAGCGAAAACGAGCCTCATTAGACACGGTGTGCAGACACAACTACGAGGCATACAAGCCCTTCACTTTGGAAAGAAGAG CCCAGCCCCGCCTGACCGTCTCCCCCTCCAAGCAAGAGGCCCAGCAGCACCTGCTTGTCTGCTCTGTGACTGGCTTCTATCCAAGCAAGATCAAGGTCACATGGTTGAAGAACGGGCAGGAGCAGACAGCCGGGGTTATCTCCACGGAGGTGATCCAGAATGGAGACTGGACCTATCAGACCCTGGTCATGCTGGAGACGATTCCCCAGAGCAGAGACATCTACACCTGCGGTGTGGAGCATGCCAGCCTCCAGAGCCCCATCACTATGGAATGGA GGGCCCAGTCTGGATCTGCCCAGAGCAAACTTGTGAGTGGAGTTGGAGGCTTTGTCCTGGGGCTGATCTTCCTCAGTGTAGGACTGATCCTCCACCTGAAGAGCCAGAAAG GACGTGCTGGGCCTCAGCCTGCAG GTCTGCTAAGATAA
- the LOC100024589 gene encoding boLa class II histocompatibility antigen, DQB*0101 beta chain-like isoform X2: MVAVWISANFWKIGLLMTLMMFCLPVSWARDIPEDFVYQYRALCYFTNGSKQVRLVNRHFYNDQETVRYDSKLGKHVAVTELGRRDADYWNSRKDILERKRASLDTVCRHNYEAYKPFTLERRAQPRLTVSPSKQEAQQHLLVCSVTGFYPSKIKVTWLKNGQEQTAGVISTEVIQNGDWTYQTLVMLETIPQSRDIYTCGVEHASLQSPITMEWRAQSGSAQSKLVSGVGGFVLGLIFLSVGLILHLKSQKGLLR, from the exons ATGGTTGCTGTTTGGATCTCTGCTAATTTCTGGAAAATTGGTCTGTTAATGACATTGATGATGTTTTGCCTACCAGTCTCTTGGGCCAGGGACATCCCAG AGGATTTTGTGTACCAGTACAGAGCCCTGTGTTACTTCACCAACGGCTCCAAGCAGGTGCGGCTCGTGAATAGACACTTCTACAATGACCAGGAGACTGTCCGCTATGACAGTAAGCTGGGGAAACACGTGGCTGTGACAGAGCTGGGGCGGCGAGACGCGGACTATTGGAACAGCCGGAAAGACATCCTGGAGCGAAAACGAGCCTCATTAGACACGGTGTGCAGACACAACTACGAGGCATACAAGCCCTTCACTTTGGAAAGAAGAG CCCAGCCCCGCCTGACCGTCTCCCCCTCCAAGCAAGAGGCCCAGCAGCACCTGCTTGTCTGCTCTGTGACTGGCTTCTATCCAAGCAAGATCAAGGTCACATGGTTGAAGAACGGGCAGGAGCAGACAGCCGGGGTTATCTCCACGGAGGTGATCCAGAATGGAGACTGGACCTATCAGACCCTGGTCATGCTGGAGACGATTCCCCAGAGCAGAGACATCTACACCTGCGGTGTGGAGCATGCCAGCCTCCAGAGCCCCATCACTATGGAATGGA GGGCCCAGTCTGGATCTGCCCAGAGCAAACTTGTGAGTGGAGTTGGAGGCTTTGTCCTGGGGCTGATCTTCCTCAGTGTAGGACTGATCCTCCACCTGAAGAGCCAGAAAG GTCTGCTAAGATAA